Proteins found in one Mesorhizobium sp. CAU 1732 genomic segment:
- a CDS encoding DoxX family protein, translating into MSETTLSNSRRSTIVGWTLSGLVIAFLIFDGVIKLPPLQPVIDTMPVLGWPVELARMLGIITLVCTALYAWPRTSVLGAILLTAYLGGAVATHVRIGSPLLTHTLFGVYMALFVWGGLWFRDPRIRALIPLSR; encoded by the coding sequence ATGTCCGAAACCACCCTTTCAAACTCGCGCAGATCGACGATTGTCGGCTGGACCCTGTCAGGTCTGGTGATCGCCTTCCTCATCTTCGACGGCGTCATCAAGCTGCCGCCGCTCCAGCCGGTGATCGACACGATGCCGGTGCTCGGCTGGCCCGTCGAACTGGCCCGCATGCTCGGGATCATCACCCTTGTGTGTACGGCTTTATACGCCTGGCCGCGCACCTCCGTGCTGGGCGCGATCCTGCTCACCGCCTATCTCGGCGGCGCGGTTGCCACGCATGTCCGCATCGGCAGCCCGCTCCTGACCCACACGCTGTTCGGCGTCTACATGGCGCTTTTCGTGTGGGGCGGCTTGTGGTTCCGCGATCCGCGCATCCGGGCTCTGATCCCGCTGTCGCGTTAG